The proteins below are encoded in one region of Sulfolobus islandicus Y.N.15.51:
- the aroB gene encoding 3-dehydroquinate synthase codes for MRESLEDICCSKIRVIVGEGSLSKLSEIKDSNTVVIYSRRVDVTDKINKYLPNVYFIPINDGESAKELSNVISIVEKLFERNLDRGDYVIAVGGGTVTDVASFIASIYLRGLNLVNVPTTFLGMVDAAIGGKNGVNFNNIKNLIGTFYQPSMIISDLEFLETLPIEELKKGLAEVIKYGLTLDKELYDYLSLNKDRVINKDKQVLEEVIFRSTLDKLGIVKEDERETKGIRIVLNFGHTIGHAIEAGSSFNVPHGYAISVGMVCEAKIAEELGYAEEGVVEDVLWLLQLYGLPYDISQIDAPIDIRLALNAINMDKKHRKDAILMPFPTRIGSWKKVEVPLDTIKGFAEQCLKK; via the coding sequence ATGAGAGAATCCTTAGAAGACATCTGTTGCTCTAAAATAAGGGTAATAGTGGGTGAAGGTTCACTTTCAAAATTATCTGAAATTAAAGATAGTAACACTGTAGTTATTTATTCAAGGAGAGTCGATGTAACGGACAAAATTAATAAGTATTTACCAAATGTATACTTCATTCCTATCAATGATGGGGAAAGTGCTAAAGAATTATCTAATGTAATCTCTATAGTAGAGAAGTTATTTGAAAGAAATTTAGATAGAGGGGATTATGTTATTGCTGTTGGTGGGGGAACAGTAACTGATGTAGCAAGCTTCATAGCGTCGATATATTTAAGGGGATTGAACTTAGTAAATGTACCAACTACCTTTTTGGGCATGGTTGATGCCGCAATAGGAGGTAAGAATGGAGTAAATTTTAATAATATAAAGAACTTAATTGGAACATTCTATCAACCTAGTATGATAATTTCTGATTTAGAATTTTTGGAAACTTTGCCAATAGAAGAATTAAAGAAGGGATTAGCTGAAGTAATCAAATATGGCTTGACTCTAGATAAAGAATTGTATGACTATTTATCTTTAAATAAGGATAGGGTAATAAATAAAGATAAGCAAGTATTGGAAGAGGTAATCTTTAGATCTACATTAGATAAACTCGGCATTGTGAAAGAAGATGAGAGAGAAACCAAAGGAATACGAATAGTTCTAAATTTCGGTCATACTATAGGTCATGCTATAGAAGCTGGTTCCTCTTTTAATGTTCCTCATGGTTACGCTATTTCTGTAGGAATGGTTTGTGAGGCTAAAATTGCTGAGGAGTTAGGTTATGCGGAGGAAGGAGTAGTAGAAGACGTCTTATGGTTATTACAACTTTATGGATTGCCTTATGATATATCTCAAATAGATGCTCCAATAGATATTAGACTTGCGTTAAATGCAATTAATATGGATAAAAAACATAGGAAAGATGCAATTTTGATGCCCTTTCCCACGAGAATAGGTAGCTGGAAAAAAGTCGAAGTCCCTCTAGATACTATAAAGGGGTTTGCTGAACAATGCTTGAAGAAATAA
- a CDS encoding shikimate dehydrogenase family protein — protein MLEEINYDTKLFGLIGKNIKYTLSPYIHNFSFTTLGINAVYLVFDLDEMKFNRIINGLLEIAEGLNVTIPYKEEVMKYLDNTDTYSTRIQAVNTIYKKGGYNTDYLAIKNLVRKKIGNMSGYECYVYGAGGAAKAAAFALSELGCSSISIVNRTNLRANELVELLNKNGYNASIKENCNSTSNIVVVNSTPNPSVVPENCIQKSELVIEFVYKPVETELIKNAKKYSIKYIDGLEILVNQAVEAEKIWFNKSVSDEKIIEYLYARKLVW, from the coding sequence ATGCTTGAAGAAATAAATTATGATACTAAGTTATTTGGACTAATAGGTAAAAACATAAAATACACGTTATCTCCTTATATTCATAATTTCTCATTTACAACACTAGGAATAAATGCGGTTTACCTAGTTTTTGATCTCGATGAAATGAAATTTAATCGTATAATTAATGGTTTATTGGAAATTGCAGAAGGGCTTAACGTTACGATACCGTACAAGGAGGAAGTAATGAAATATTTAGATAATACTGATACATACTCCACAAGAATTCAAGCTGTAAATACAATATACAAAAAGGGTGGTTATAACACTGATTATTTGGCAATAAAAAATCTTGTCAGAAAGAAAATTGGAAATATGTCTGGCTATGAATGTTACGTATATGGTGCTGGAGGCGCAGCAAAAGCTGCTGCTTTTGCGTTATCTGAATTAGGATGCTCTAGCATTAGTATTGTAAATAGAACCAATTTAAGGGCTAATGAGTTAGTTGAATTACTAAATAAGAACGGTTATAATGCGTCAATTAAGGAGAATTGTAATAGTACTAGCAATATTGTCGTTGTTAACAGTACTCCTAATCCTTCTGTGGTCCCCGAGAATTGTATTCAAAAATCCGAGCTAGTTATAGAATTTGTTTATAAGCCAGTTGAGACTGAGTTAATTAAAAATGCTAAAAAATATAGTATAAAATATATAGACGGTCTAGAAATATTAGTAAATCAGGCTGTAGAAGCAGAGAAGATATGGTTTAATAAGAGTGTATCAGATGAAAAGATTATAGAGTATCTTTATGCCAGGAAACTCGTTTGGTAA
- the aroC gene encoding chorismate synthase: protein MPGNSFGKLFRVTTFGESHGPAVGVVIDGVPAGLPLTVEDIKFELEFRKPGRLYVSGRREKDEPEILSGIFNNRTTGSPIAVIVRNTDVISSFYEEIRYKPRPGHADLPFIMKYGYENWDYRGGGRASARETVGRVIAGAVAKKLLMLADTWIAGHLRSLGPEELNEEVTFEEVLCSKYSPVRASKKVLEEKYEALIKKATQEGDSYGGIAEVITKNPPIGLGEPVFDKMKAELAKAIMSIPAVTGFEYGLGFMVSKMKGSEANDEIIRKDNKIGWKYNYAGGILGGLTNGEDLIVRCAFKPTSSIRKPQKTIDLRNLEETYISVIGRHDPAVAIRGVTVVESMVALTLVDHAMRAGVIPLVKLTEEQGNIVQQRWERYVRSCKPMEESQL, encoded by the coding sequence ATGCCAGGAAACTCGTTTGGTAAACTATTTAGAGTAACCACGTTTGGAGAGAGTCATGGCCCTGCAGTGGGTGTAGTAATAGATGGAGTTCCCGCTGGTTTACCATTAACTGTCGAAGATATAAAGTTTGAATTAGAATTTAGGAAACCTGGAAGATTATATGTTTCTGGAAGAAGAGAAAAAGATGAACCAGAGATATTAAGTGGGATCTTTAATAATAGAACTACTGGATCTCCAATAGCAGTTATAGTACGAAATACTGATGTAATATCAAGTTTTTATGAGGAGATTAGGTATAAGCCAAGACCTGGGCATGCTGATCTTCCGTTTATAATGAAATATGGATATGAAAATTGGGATTATAGGGGAGGTGGAAGAGCAAGCGCTAGAGAAACGGTAGGTAGAGTGATAGCAGGTGCAGTGGCTAAGAAGTTGCTTATGTTGGCAGATACTTGGATAGCAGGACATCTTAGGAGTTTAGGACCAGAAGAGTTAAATGAAGAGGTAACATTCGAGGAGGTTTTATGCTCAAAATATAGCCCAGTGAGAGCTAGTAAAAAGGTTCTTGAGGAAAAATATGAAGCGTTAATAAAGAAAGCTACTCAAGAGGGAGATAGTTATGGTGGAATTGCTGAAGTGATAACTAAAAATCCACCAATAGGGTTAGGAGAACCAGTGTTTGATAAGATGAAGGCTGAATTAGCTAAAGCAATAATGTCAATCCCTGCTGTAACGGGTTTCGAATACGGTTTAGGTTTTATGGTAAGCAAAATGAAAGGGAGTGAGGCCAATGATGAGATTATAAGAAAGGATAATAAAATCGGCTGGAAATATAATTACGCCGGAGGAATTTTAGGTGGTTTAACTAATGGCGAAGATCTTATAGTGAGATGTGCATTTAAACCTACTAGCTCGATTAGAAAGCCTCAAAAAACTATAGATTTAAGGAACTTAGAGGAAACTTACATTTCGGTAATTGGTAGACATGACCCAGCAGTAGCAATTAGAGGAGTTACTGTTGTAGAGTCAATGGTAGCACTAACCTTAGTAGACCATGCTATGCGTGCAGGAGTTATTCCACTAGTTAAACTTACAGAAGAGCAAGGTAATATTGTACAACAGCGTTGGGAGAGGTATGTGAGATCATGCAAACCTATGGAGGAGTCTCAATTATAA
- a CDS encoding shikimate kinase: MQTYGGVSIINALPSWYGSSMAVNLKVKVEIKEGKRDYSKESDLIRVIIDYFKEKYSIPDIVVDIESELPQKSGLKSSSAVSVALIAEIAKRYNLRNINPPVLSAILSLKAGVSYTGALDDATASYCGGIAFTYNKMFRIVKLDNPEDDLSVLILARGGRQKSVNLNELRKYNHVFEEIFRIALKDSLTAMKINGILIANILGYPLDLIEIALKNGALAAGISGNGPSYFAVSRYGEEGPIYESLKRFGDVIIARPVSLDCKDLSIRD, encoded by the coding sequence ATGCAAACCTATGGAGGAGTCTCAATTATAAACGCGTTACCATCTTGGTATGGCTCATCCATGGCAGTCAATTTAAAGGTTAAAGTAGAGATTAAAGAAGGTAAAAGAGATTATTCTAAAGAGAGTGATCTAATTAGGGTCATTATTGATTACTTTAAAGAAAAGTACTCAATACCAGATATTGTAGTTGACATTGAATCTGAACTTCCACAGAAGAGTGGATTAAAAAGCAGTAGTGCAGTTTCTGTAGCTTTAATAGCTGAGATTGCAAAGCGATATAATCTAAGAAATATTAACCCTCCAGTGTTATCTGCAATACTTTCGTTGAAAGCTGGAGTATCATACACTGGAGCGCTTGATGATGCAACTGCATCATATTGTGGGGGAATAGCATTCACCTATAATAAGATGTTTAGAATAGTAAAGTTGGATAACCCCGAGGATGATTTATCTGTTCTCATATTGGCTAGGGGAGGAAGGCAAAAATCGGTCAATTTAAACGAGTTAAGAAAATACAATCACGTCTTTGAGGAGATTTTTAGGATAGCACTTAAGGATTCTTTGACTGCTATGAAGATTAATGGAATATTAATTGCAAATATTTTAGGTTACCCTTTAGATCTAATCGAAATAGCATTAAAGAATGGAGCGTTAGCTGCTGGGATTAGCGGAAATGGCCCGTCGTATTTTGCAGTATCTAGGTATGGAGAAGAAGGTCCAATATACGAAAGCCTTAAGAGATTTGGAGATGTTATTATAGCTAGGCCTGTAAGCCTTGATTGTAAGGATTTATCCATCAGAGATTAG
- the aroA gene encoding 3-phosphoshikimate 1-carboxyvinyltransferase, translated as MIVRIYPSEISGTIKAPQSKSLAIRLIFLSLFTRIHLHNLVLSEDVIDAINSVRALGVEVKNNSEFIPPEKLEIKKKFIKLKGSGTTLRMLIPIVAAIGGEVTIDAEESLRRRPLKRIVEALSNYGISFSSSSLPLTITGKLSSYNIKISGDESSQYISGLIYALHILNGGSIEILPPISSKSYILLTVDLFNRFGSNVKFYGNKIHINPNNLVEFQGEVAGDYGLASFYALSALVSGGRTTIVNLWEPKEYFGDHSIVKILKEMGATSEYLDGKWYVEAKDKYSSIKVNIDDAPDLAMTIAGLAAIAEGTSEITGIERLRIKESDRIESIRKVLGLYGVGSEVKSNSILIFGINKRMLSSPITDCLNDHRVAMMSSALALVNGGVITSAECVSKSNPNYWQDLLSLNAKISIE; from the coding sequence TTGATTGTAAGGATTTATCCATCAGAGATTAGTGGGACAATAAAAGCTCCTCAATCAAAAAGTTTAGCAATTAGACTAATTTTTCTTTCACTTTTTACTAGAATACATCTTCACAATCTAGTTCTATCGGAAGATGTTATAGACGCTATAAATTCAGTAAGGGCATTAGGAGTTGAGGTGAAGAATAATTCCGAATTCATACCTCCAGAGAAATTAGAAATCAAGAAGAAGTTTATAAAATTGAAAGGTTCAGGGACTACTCTTAGGATGCTTATTCCAATAGTAGCTGCAATAGGTGGAGAAGTGACAATTGATGCTGAAGAGAGTTTAAGGAGAAGACCTTTAAAAAGAATCGTAGAAGCATTGAGTAATTATGGCATATCTTTTTCTTCCTCTAGCTTGCCTTTAACCATCACTGGAAAGTTAAGTAGCTATAATATAAAAATTTCTGGCGACGAGAGTAGCCAATACATTTCTGGCTTAATATATGCTCTTCATATCCTAAATGGTGGTAGTATTGAAATACTGCCCCCAATTTCGTCTAAAAGTTATATTCTGCTTACAGTAGATTTATTTAATAGATTCGGTTCTAATGTTAAGTTTTATGGTAATAAGATTCATATTAATCCCAATAATTTAGTCGAATTTCAAGGAGAAGTAGCTGGAGATTATGGCTTAGCTTCATTTTATGCGCTTTCTGCATTAGTTAGCGGTGGTAGAACTACAATAGTTAATTTATGGGAACCAAAGGAGTATTTCGGTGATCATAGCATTGTTAAAATACTTAAGGAGATGGGTGCTACTAGTGAATATTTAGACGGTAAATGGTACGTGGAGGCTAAAGACAAATATTCTTCCATAAAAGTAAATATAGATGATGCACCTGACTTGGCTATGACAATTGCAGGATTAGCTGCAATAGCAGAGGGAACAAGTGAAATTACAGGAATTGAACGATTGAGGATTAAGGAAAGTGATAGAATCGAAAGCATAAGGAAAGTTTTAGGATTATATGGTGTAGGAAGTGAAGTGAAGTCTAATTCCATTTTGATATTTGGAATTAACAAAAGGATGTTAAGCTCTCCGATTACGGACTGTTTAAATGATCACAGAGTAGCTATGATGTCTTCAGCTTTAGCTTTAGTGAATGGTGGGGTAATTACATCTGCTGAATGTGTAAGTAAGAGTAATCCTAATTACTGGCAAGACTTATTATCACTAAATGCGAAGATTTCTATTGAATGA
- a CDS encoding type I 3-dehydroquinate dehydratase: MRPLIVASLPIKKIEDLKLIGNFLDADLIELRLDYLKDREVSVISDYFEFLDKYRNKLIITLRDKAEGGINELADELKISLLKELYDKQFLYDVEVSFLQKHNVPYDNAIVSIHYFNYLPTSEKVKEIVSKFYEKAFSVKIAVLGLKGYKEVILPLLEYENVTVIPMSNNPLERIAVGLLGSKLVYSYAIEPLAQGQLYYKKVIQIFDYINNIITSSSVT; the protein is encoded by the coding sequence ATGAGACCTTTAATAGTAGCCTCACTGCCAATAAAAAAGATAGAAGACTTAAAACTTATAGGTAATTTTTTAGATGCAGATCTAATAGAGCTAAGGCTTGATTATCTAAAAGATCGAGAGGTTAGTGTAATATCTGATTATTTTGAATTTTTAGATAAATACAGAAATAAATTAATAATAACGTTAAGAGATAAGGCTGAGGGGGGAATAAACGAATTAGCGGACGAATTAAAGATAAGTCTTTTAAAGGAACTTTACGACAAACAATTTCTATATGATGTTGAGGTTTCATTTCTCCAAAAACATAATGTACCATACGATAATGCGATAGTTTCTATCCACTATTTTAACTATCTTCCAACTTCAGAAAAGGTAAAGGAGATTGTTAGTAAGTTTTATGAGAAAGCGTTTAGTGTTAAGATTGCAGTTCTTGGTCTAAAAGGATATAAGGAGGTAATATTACCTCTTCTTGAATATGAAAACGTAACTGTAATTCCGATGAGTAATAATCCTTTAGAGAGGATCGCAGTTGGTCTACTAGGCTCAAAACTCGTCTATTCGTACGCAATAGAACCTTTAGCACAAGGTCAACTTTACTATAAAAAAGTAATCCAGATTTTTGATTATATTAACAATATAATAACTTCGTCTTCAGTTACTTGA
- a CDS encoding Rieske (2Fe-2S) protein, with translation MVYFNFPLAHIKDVENIRISKTSFKTGEKRKITLPNGQELVIFYLGADRFFVFDNRCPHLGCDLSKYGVIIKEELVCQCHFSHFSIYSGEPKKGAAKKPIKLYKVQVTEDEVIILLI, from the coding sequence ATGGTTTACTTTAATTTTCCATTAGCTCATATTAAAGACGTGGAAAATATAAGGATAAGTAAGACTAGCTTTAAAACAGGTGAAAAGAGAAAAATAACACTACCAAATGGACAAGAATTAGTTATTTTTTATCTAGGAGCAGATAGATTTTTCGTTTTTGATAATAGATGTCCCCATTTGGGATGCGATCTTTCAAAATACGGCGTCATCATAAAAGAGGAATTAGTATGCCAGTGTCATTTTTCTCATTTTTCTATATATAGTGGAGAACCTAAGAAAGGCGCAGCCAAAAAGCCTATAAAATTATACAAAGTTCAAGTAACTGAAGACGAAGTTATTATATTGTTAATATAA
- a CDS encoding helicase C-terminal domain-containing protein, translated as MELREWQSKIAEKIVEALRNNFLVSLQAPTGSGKTLFALYASFKVKPKVVFIVRTHNEFFPVYRELSLHFKDKKYGFLVGKSSACVFSSSDVDPQDIYCNGCEIFNASTITITDPPKVSLNRLKEEGKKLGFCPYYSLLESIKSADVVLLTYPYLFIPWLRESLDINWEDYVVVIDEAHNIENISNIEEKKLNKRIVEMAISQTKSQNVRLILERLKENIEQIIYSEDKYILIEKEKLASIIPPNEEIETLAEEYEEVRKNMIKNKTVSRNYLGSILRFFDLVNDERVRVFSYSNSLVVKYIIPSYFTDILNDEKITYMLMSGTMQPLDYLRNIIGITRKILYVDAEKVMKNRLTGTYECLISIDVTTTYSLRSEQMARKYASYLLKIFYNSRKHVLAIFPSYEFMRIVSKFLNVRYLAEDAETNIEEIMSNLKKEKTIIMGIARGKLAEGIEIVENGSSLISDVAMVGIPYPPIDDYLKIRIEEISKRLKKDISSELIGIQALIAVKQSIGRAIRGPMDSATVWLLDKRYDSLWWKKELNCLNARKIKL; from the coding sequence GTGGAACTTAGAGAGTGGCAAAGCAAAATAGCTGAAAAAATTGTTGAAGCATTAAGAAATAATTTTTTAGTCTCATTACAGGCACCTACTGGTAGCGGTAAGACTCTATTTGCACTCTACGCTTCTTTCAAGGTTAAGCCGAAAGTGGTATTTATTGTCAGAACCCATAATGAGTTTTTCCCAGTCTATAGAGAACTATCACTACATTTTAAAGATAAAAAATATGGATTTTTAGTCGGTAAATCTTCTGCATGTGTTTTTAGTTCTTCTGACGTTGATCCCCAAGATATATATTGTAATGGATGTGAAATTTTCAATGCATCCACAATTACTATAACTGATCCGCCAAAGGTAAGTCTGAATAGACTAAAGGAGGAGGGTAAAAAATTAGGGTTTTGCCCATACTACTCGCTATTGGAGAGTATAAAAAGCGCTGATGTGGTACTACTCACTTATCCTTATCTGTTTATACCTTGGCTTAGAGAATCCTTAGATATTAATTGGGAGGACTATGTTGTCGTGATAGATGAGGCTCATAATATAGAGAATATTTCTAATATAGAGGAGAAAAAGTTAAACAAAAGAATCGTAGAGATGGCAATTTCTCAAACAAAATCACAGAATGTGAGATTAATATTGGAAAGGCTCAAGGAAAACATAGAACAAATAATTTATTCAGAGGATAAATATATACTTATTGAAAAGGAGAAATTAGCCAGCATCATTCCTCCTAATGAGGAAATTGAGACTCTAGCTGAGGAATATGAAGAAGTTAGAAAGAATATGATAAAAAATAAGACAGTAAGTAGGAATTATCTTGGTTCGATTTTGAGGTTTTTTGATTTAGTTAATGATGAAAGAGTTAGAGTTTTTTCATATTCAAATTCCTTGGTTGTAAAATATATAATACCCTCCTATTTTACTGATATACTAAACGATGAAAAAATTACCTATATGTTAATGTCAGGTACTATGCAACCCTTGGATTATCTTAGAAATATTATAGGAATTACTAGAAAAATATTATATGTTGATGCTGAAAAGGTTATGAAAAATAGATTAACTGGGACATATGAGTGTCTTATATCTATAGATGTTACAACTACATATAGTTTAAGGTCAGAGCAGATGGCACGTAAATACGCATCATATTTATTAAAAATTTTCTATAATTCCAGAAAGCATGTTCTAGCTATATTTCCTAGCTACGAGTTTATGCGAATTGTATCTAAATTTCTAAATGTAAGATATTTGGCAGAGGATGCAGAAACTAATATCGAAGAGATAATGAGTAATCTGAAAAAAGAAAAAACAATTATAATGGGTATAGCAAGGGGTAAGTTAGCTGAAGGAATTGAAATAGTTGAAAACGGAAGTAGTTTGATATCAGATGTGGCAATGGTAGGTATCCCTTATCCTCCAATAGACGATTACTTAAAGATACGTATTGAGGAGATATCAAAAAGACTGAAAAAAGATATCAGTAGCGAACTAATAGGCATACAAGCATTAATTGCGGTAAAACAATCCATAGGTAGGGCCATCAGAGGTCCAATGGATAGCGCAACTGTATGGCTTCTCGATAAAAGATATGACAGTCTATGGTGGAAGAAAGAACTTAATTGCTTGAATGCAAGGAAAATTAAACTGTGA
- a CDS encoding thioredoxin family protein, whose product MEVQIFTHKNCVECNMLLEYLENKGLLGKVKIIDTELYPFLAFERGVISTPSIFIDGKLVYAGIVDFEEFERILSGEKVTRQIDKDKLVEKLMLGIVDSFAATAWLYINRDFDSFLAQKDFVMAVTGLSLLDEKEREEYYNYLRNIMIKEGEKYLEEWKPRMLRNISSNFIREIFWLYETKISKEVVMQKYSVEVFAHWLMVRGGAVGRVGLRIYPLSDSTLMRRVLEAYNFMLGNYDDIFNKVQKEQTELKAKNREQVRYLQI is encoded by the coding sequence ATGGAAGTACAGATTTTTACTCACAAAAACTGTGTAGAATGTAATATGCTTCTTGAATATTTAGAGAATAAGGGACTATTGGGGAAAGTAAAAATTATTGATACTGAATTATATCCATTTTTAGCTTTTGAAAGGGGCGTCATTTCAACACCGTCCATTTTTATAGATGGGAAATTAGTGTATGCGGGTATTGTAGATTTTGAGGAGTTCGAAAGGATTTTAAGTGGAGAAAAAGTAACTAGGCAAATAGATAAGGATAAGTTAGTTGAAAAATTAATGCTTGGTATAGTTGACTCTTTCGCTGCTACAGCTTGGTTGTATATTAATAGGGACTTTGATTCGTTCCTAGCGCAAAAGGATTTCGTGATGGCAGTAACTGGATTATCCCTTTTAGATGAGAAGGAAAGAGAAGAATATTATAATTATTTAAGAAACATAATGATAAAAGAAGGAGAGAAGTACCTAGAGGAATGGAAACCTAGAATGCTAAGAAATATATCGTCTAACTTCATTAGGGAGATATTTTGGTTATATGAGACAAAAATAAGTAAAGAAGTAGTCATGCAGAAATATTCAGTAGAAGTTTTCGCTCATTGGCTAATGGTAAGAGGCGGTGCAGTAGGAAGAGTTGGTCTAAGGATTTATCCACTTTCTGATTCCACTTTAATGAGAAGGGTATTAGAGGCATATAACTTCATGTTAGGGAACTACGATGATATATTCAATAAGGTTCAAAAAGAACAAACGGAACTGAAGGCTAAAAATAGGGAACAAGTAAGGTATTTACAAATTTAA
- a CDS encoding sulfurtransferase TusA family protein, with product MEKLDLRGKPCEEFILEISKYLVAMKVGDSILVLTDKDRVLCTHQLLRNAPRYLFKADVVDDYAEITIKRLR from the coding sequence ATGGAGAAATTAGATCTTAGGGGAAAACCATGCGAAGAATTTATTCTAGAAATTTCAAAATATTTGGTAGCTATGAAGGTAGGTGATAGCATATTAGTACTAACAGATAAAGATAGAGTTCTATGTACTCATCAACTTCTGAGAAATGCTCCTAGGTACCTTTTTAAAGCGGATGTAGTTGACGACTATGCTGAGATTACTATAAAAAGACTAAGATAG
- a CDS encoding superoxide dismutase gives MTLQIQFKKYELPPLPYKVDALEPYISKDIIDVHYNGHHKGYVNGANSLLERLEKVVKGDLQAGQYDIQGIVRGLTFNINGHKLHALYWENMAPNGKGGGKPGGALADLINKQYGSFDRFKQVFTETANSLPGTGWAVLYYDTESSNLQIMTFENHFMNHIAEIPIILILDEFEHAYYLQYKNKRADYVNAWWNVVNWDAVEKKLQKYLTK, from the coding sequence ATGACTCTCCAAATTCAGTTTAAAAAGTACGAATTGCCTCCATTACCCTATAAGGTAGATGCATTAGAACCATATATAAGTAAAGATATAATTGATGTACATTATAATGGGCATCATAAAGGCTATGTAAATGGAGCAAACTCACTCCTAGAAAGACTAGAAAAAGTAGTAAAAGGAGATTTGCAAGCTGGGCAGTACGATATTCAAGGCATTGTGCGTGGCCTTACGTTTAACATTAATGGGCACAAATTGCATGCCTTATATTGGGAAAATATGGCACCAAATGGGAAAGGTGGTGGAAAACCTGGTGGTGCACTAGCAGACTTAATAAATAAACAATATGGTAGTTTTGATAGGTTTAAGCAAGTATTTACTGAAACTGCTAATTCACTACCAGGAACTGGTTGGGCTGTTCTCTATTATGATACTGAGTCAAGCAATTTACAAATTATGACGTTCGAAAATCACTTCATGAATCATATAGCAGAAATACCTATAATATTAATATTAGATGAATTCGAGCACGCGTACTATCTTCAGTACAAGAACAAGAGAGCTGATTACGTTAATGCATGGTGGAATGTAGTAAATTGGGACGCAGTGGAAAAGAAGTTACAGAAATATTTAACGAAGTAA
- a CDS encoding sugar phosphate nucleotidyltransferase — protein sequence MVSAIVLAGGYATRLRPLSLTKPKALFPILNKPILGYILESLMNSGVVDIYLSLRVMADKIIDYLKDINMIDKVKIEVEDEPLGDAGPLKLISEKHNLDEDVLVIYGDIYSEIDVKSLLDFYYKKSCDAVIVGTEVQDPRRYGVLYTENDILVELIEKPKKPISNLINGGVYIFKKDLFKLVDTPSSISKDFLPKLLRTKCIAVYKYHGIWADIGIPDDYLRLNFEVLVQKYPKGYINSSAKVSEKSTLIPPYYIGSKNVIEDDVYIASNTILGNDVEVGKGTYISESILMNKVKVKEYTYISGSIIADKTKIGRWNHILDGSILGEEVITSDGVLINRRTIILPNKEVKEHVYDKGKIIL from the coding sequence ATGGTATCTGCAATTGTACTAGCTGGAGGTTATGCTACTAGACTTAGGCCCTTAAGTTTGACTAAGCCGAAAGCTCTTTTCCCTATTTTAAATAAACCTATTCTAGGTTATATTCTAGAAAGTCTTATGAATTCTGGTGTTGTTGATATATATTTATCATTAAGAGTAATGGCTGATAAGATAATTGACTACTTAAAGGATATTAATATGATAGATAAGGTTAAGATTGAAGTTGAAGATGAGCCTTTAGGTGATGCGGGTCCTTTAAAACTGATTTCTGAGAAGCATAATTTAGATGAGGATGTTCTAGTTATATATGGAGATATTTATAGTGAAATAGATGTGAAATCACTTCTAGATTTTTATTATAAAAAGAGTTGTGATGCTGTAATAGTAGGAACGGAGGTACAAGATCCTAGAAGATATGGCGTACTTTATACCGAAAATGACATATTAGTGGAATTAATAGAAAAACCTAAAAAACCCATAAGTAATTTAATTAATGGTGGAGTATATATTTTTAAAAAGGATCTATTCAAGTTAGTGGATACTCCATCTTCTATTAGTAAAGACTTCTTACCTAAGCTACTTAGAACCAAATGCATTGCGGTATATAAATATCATGGGATATGGGCGGATATAGGAATCCCTGACGACTATCTTAGGCTTAATTTTGAGGTACTAGTACAAAAATACCCTAAGGGCTATATTAATTCATCAGCTAAGGTTAGTGAGAAATCTACACTCATTCCTCCTTATTATATTGGTTCAAAAAATGTCATTGAAGATGACGTTTACATTGCGTCCAATACTATTTTGGGCAATGATGTGGAAGTAGGAAAAGGAACTTACATATCTGAGAGTATCCTAATGAATAAGGTGAAGGTTAAAGAGTATACATATATATCTGGGTCTATAATAGCTGACAAAACTAAGATAGGAAGATGGAATCATATACTAGATGGGTCTATTTTAGGCGAAGAGGTAATTACTAGTGATGGAGTGCTTATAAATCGACGCACGATAATCTTGCCTAATAAGGAAGTAAAGGAACATGTATATGATAAAGGTAAAATAATATTGTAA